A part of Haloarchaeobius sp. HME9146 genomic DNA contains:
- a CDS encoding 3-hydroxyacyl-CoA dehydrogenase family protein → MVYDLDSIERIGVIGAGTMGSGIAQVAAMNGYDVVMRDIEDQYVQNGFDSIESSLDRFVAKDKLSETEKAETMERIEGTTALDDLADCQAVVEAALEDMDIKQDIFAELEGVVDDEAFIATNTSTLSITTIASAIDSEERVVGLHFMNPVPVMKGVEIVYGEKTSDEALELAHDLAEAMGKETWESDDKPGFVANRILMPWINEGIRAFDEGVATKEDIDTGMKLGTNVPMGPLQLADHIGLDICLHATETLHEELGDRYKPAYLLKRKVDAGDLGKKTGKGFYEYD, encoded by the coding sequence ATGGTGTACGACCTCGACAGCATCGAGCGGATCGGCGTCATCGGCGCAGGGACAATGGGCAGCGGCATCGCACAGGTCGCCGCCATGAACGGCTACGACGTCGTCATGCGCGACATCGAGGACCAGTACGTCCAGAACGGGTTCGACAGCATCGAGAGTTCGCTCGACCGGTTCGTCGCGAAGGACAAGTTGAGCGAGACCGAGAAGGCCGAGACCATGGAGCGCATCGAGGGCACGACCGCGCTCGACGACCTCGCGGACTGCCAGGCCGTCGTCGAGGCCGCCCTGGAGGACATGGACATCAAGCAGGACATCTTCGCGGAACTGGAAGGCGTCGTCGACGACGAGGCCTTCATCGCGACCAACACCTCCACGCTCTCCATCACGACCATCGCCTCCGCCATCGACTCCGAGGAGCGCGTCGTCGGCCTCCACTTCATGAACCCCGTCCCGGTCATGAAGGGCGTCGAGATCGTCTACGGCGAGAAGACCAGCGACGAGGCCCTGGAACTCGCACACGACCTCGCCGAGGCGATGGGCAAGGAGACGTGGGAGTCCGACGACAAGCCCGGCTTCGTCGCGAACCGCATCCTCATGCCGTGGATCAACGAGGGTATCCGCGCCTTCGACGAGGGCGTCGCCACGAAGGAGGACATCGACACGGGCATGAAACTCGGCACGAACGTCCCGATGGGCCCCCTCCAGCTGGCCGACCACATCGGGCTGGACATCTGCCTGCACGCGACCGAGACGCTCCACGAGGAACTGGGCGACCGGTACAAGCCGGCGTACCTGCTCAAGCGCAAGGTCGACGCGGGCGACCTCGGCAAGAAGACGGGCAAGGGCTTCTACGAGTACGACTGA
- a CDS encoding class 1 fructose-bisphosphatase gives MMHATDLHATVEEIMDTVATAAPKIRHGLVGRRTKVDEENPSGEVQVAADVWADQLLQNAITAIDGVGQYASEEREDIVECGEGVAVAVDPLDGSSNLKPNAAMGTIVGVYEQDLPAKGEDLLGAAYVLYGPITTMTVALDGTVTEYEISDGERSVVREDLTLPEDPVVYGFGGRVPDWPAQFEAYAREIEDELKLRYGGAMISDVNQVMTYGGVFAYPALESAPNGKLRLQFEGIPIGHIVETAGGASSDGTQSLLSVEPTELHQRVPVHIGNESLIERLEAALA, from the coding sequence ATGATGCACGCGACCGACCTGCACGCCACGGTCGAGGAGATAATGGACACTGTGGCGACCGCTGCGCCCAAGATTCGTCACGGGCTGGTGGGCCGCCGGACCAAGGTCGACGAGGAGAACCCGAGCGGCGAGGTGCAGGTCGCGGCCGACGTCTGGGCAGACCAGTTGCTCCAGAACGCCATCACGGCCATCGATGGCGTCGGCCAGTACGCGAGCGAGGAGCGCGAGGATATCGTCGAGTGCGGCGAGGGTGTCGCCGTCGCGGTCGACCCGCTCGACGGCTCCTCGAACCTCAAACCCAACGCCGCGATGGGGACCATCGTCGGCGTGTACGAGCAGGACCTGCCCGCGAAGGGCGAGGACCTCCTCGGCGCGGCGTACGTGCTCTACGGACCCATCACCACGATGACCGTCGCGCTCGACGGGACCGTCACCGAGTACGAGATCAGCGACGGGGAGCGGTCGGTCGTCCGGGAGGACCTCACCCTGCCCGAGGACCCGGTCGTGTACGGCTTCGGCGGGCGCGTGCCGGACTGGCCCGCCCAGTTCGAAGCGTATGCGCGAGAGATCGAAGACGAGCTCAAGCTCCGCTACGGCGGTGCGATGATCTCCGACGTGAACCAGGTGATGACCTACGGCGGTGTCTTCGCCTACCCTGCCCTGGAGTCGGCCCCGAACGGGAAGCTTCGGCTCCAGTTCGAGGGGATTCCCATCGGGCACATCGTCGAGACCGCAGGCGGCGCGTCCTCGGACGGGACCCAGTCGCTCCTGTCCGTCGAACCCACCGAACTGCACCAGCGCGTCCCGGTCCACATCGGGAACGAGTCGCTCATCGAACGGCTCGAAGCCGCGCTGGCGTAG
- a CDS encoding phytoene/squalene synthase family protein: MNEEQAAYPVDDDLAWCYDAVQGVSRTFAITIEELEEPTARHICLGYLLCRVADTVEDAGHIPPAEKAELLRMYADVLDEEDPTTAVDFREQVDPWIPDELNDDWKVVAESPRVVETYRKLSPEAREDILPPVLELTNGMAEFVERHADSGGLRIQTLDELEEYCWYVAGTVGSLVTGLVTRGTSESRESRLWDNARSFGLLLQLVNVAKDVSDDYQEENNVYLPAEWLAEEGVDRDNVLDPENEEEVATVIERVVDHASGYLDDTQTYLEALPEHRGNRLSAWGIPYLLAVATLRELRKRPRDVVREGGVKISRMEVIAIIGWFRQHGDRQALEQVRNIIENKPLHEADVSV, translated from the coding sequence ATGAACGAGGAACAGGCCGCGTATCCCGTGGACGACGACCTCGCGTGGTGTTACGACGCGGTGCAGGGCGTCTCGCGGACGTTCGCGATCACCATCGAGGAACTCGAGGAGCCGACGGCCCGTCACATCTGTCTGGGCTATCTGCTCTGTCGCGTTGCCGACACCGTCGAGGACGCGGGCCACATCCCGCCGGCGGAGAAGGCCGAGCTGTTGCGCATGTATGCGGACGTGCTGGACGAGGAAGACCCGACGACCGCCGTGGACTTCCGCGAGCAGGTCGACCCGTGGATTCCGGACGAACTGAACGACGACTGGAAGGTGGTCGCCGAATCACCACGCGTCGTCGAGACGTATCGCAAGCTCTCGCCGGAGGCGCGCGAGGACATCCTCCCGCCGGTGCTCGAACTCACCAACGGCATGGCCGAGTTCGTCGAGCGCCACGCCGACTCGGGCGGACTTCGCATCCAGACGCTGGACGAACTCGAGGAGTACTGCTGGTACGTCGCCGGTACGGTCGGCTCGCTCGTCACCGGACTGGTGACCCGCGGCACGTCCGAGTCCCGCGAGTCCCGCCTCTGGGACAACGCGCGCTCGTTCGGGCTGCTGTTGCAGCTCGTCAACGTCGCCAAGGACGTGAGCGACGACTACCAGGAGGAGAACAACGTCTACCTCCCCGCGGAGTGGCTGGCCGAGGAGGGCGTCGACCGTGACAACGTCCTCGACCCCGAGAACGAGGAGGAGGTCGCGACGGTCATCGAGCGCGTGGTCGACCACGCCTCGGGCTACCTCGACGACACCCAGACCTACCTCGAAGCGCTCCCCGAGCACCGCGGGAACCGCCTCTCGGCGTGGGGTATCCCGTACCTGCTCGCGGTCGCGACGCTGCGGGAACTGCGCAAGCGCCCGCGCGACGTGGTCCGCGAGGGTGGCGTGAAGATCTCCCGGATGGAGGTCATCGCCATCATCGGTTGGTTCCGCCAGCACGGCGACCGGCAGGCGCTGGAGCAGGTCCGCAACATCATCGAGAACAAGCCGCTGCACGAAGCCGACGTGTCGGTGTAG
- a CDS encoding acyl-CoA dehydrogenase, whose protein sequence is MDFSLSTEQKQIRDMVADFVDEEVVPVAADIDHDDEFPADLVSEMADLGLMGMPFPEEYGGAGLDYHSYAIGLEEISRGSGGLGTIVAAHISLAGNMLYEFGDEDQKQEYLTPLAEGKDIGAFALSEPQAGSDVPAMTTTAKRDGDEYVINGGKLWISNGSVADTVTVFAKTDPDAGNKGISSFIVRPEEDDGFIVEGTEDKLGDKGCPTAELRFDDLRIPEDRLLGDEGDGFVHALKTLNGGRITIAARSVGIARAALDQALEYSQQREQFDQPISDFQAIQHKLADMDTKIQCAKLLMHQAADKKIRGEKFIKEAAQAKLYASEISREVANEGIQIHGGYGYTKDFPAERFYRDAKLNEIYEGTSEVLRNTIAAQLLD, encoded by the coding sequence ATGGACTTCAGTCTCTCCACTGAACAAAAGCAGATTCGTGACATGGTCGCGGACTTCGTCGACGAGGAGGTCGTGCCGGTCGCCGCCGACATCGACCACGACGACGAGTTCCCCGCCGACCTCGTCTCGGAGATGGCCGACCTCGGCCTCATGGGTATGCCCTTCCCGGAGGAGTACGGTGGTGCCGGCCTCGACTACCACTCCTACGCCATCGGCCTGGAGGAGATCTCGCGCGGGTCTGGCGGCCTCGGCACCATCGTCGCCGCCCACATCTCGCTCGCCGGCAACATGCTCTACGAGTTCGGTGACGAGGACCAGAAACAGGAGTATCTCACACCGCTTGCCGAAGGGAAAGACATCGGCGCGTTCGCGCTCTCGGAGCCCCAGGCCGGCTCCGACGTGCCCGCGATGACGACGACCGCGAAGCGCGACGGCGACGAGTACGTCATCAACGGCGGCAAGCTCTGGATCTCCAACGGCTCCGTCGCCGACACCGTCACCGTCTTCGCCAAGACCGACCCCGACGCCGGAAACAAGGGCATCTCCTCGTTCATCGTCCGCCCCGAGGAGGACGACGGCTTCATCGTCGAGGGCACCGAGGACAAGCTCGGCGACAAGGGCTGTCCGACCGCGGAACTCCGCTTCGACGACCTGCGCATCCCCGAAGACCGGCTCCTCGGCGACGAGGGTGACGGCTTCGTCCACGCGCTGAAGACGCTCAACGGCGGCCGCATCACCATCGCGGCCCGCTCCGTCGGCATCGCCCGCGCAGCGCTCGACCAGGCCCTCGAGTACTCGCAGCAGCGCGAGCAGTTCGACCAGCCCATCTCGGACTTCCAGGCCATCCAGCACAAGCTCGCGGACATGGACACGAAGATCCAGTGCGCGAAGCTCCTGATGCACCAGGCCGCGGACAAGAAGATCCGTGGCGAGAAGTTCATCAAGGAGGCCGCACAGGCCAAGCTCTACGCCTCCGAGATCAGCCGTGAGGTCGCCAACGAGGGCATCCAGATCCACGGCGGCTACGGCTACACGAAGGACTTCCCCGCAGAGCGGTTCTACCGCGACGCGAAGCTGAACGAGATCTACGAGGGGACCTCCGAGGTCCTCCGGAACACCATCGCCGCACAGCTGCTCGACTGA
- a CDS encoding cation:proton antiporter yields the protein MSELLTVVVAVVGLGVAAQVIADRLRLPSVPLLVLVGLLLGPEGVGLVQPATFGDALSVIVGISVAIIVFEGAFNLKSKTFKRAPSATITLITVGVLISFLGTAVAVRFFLNATWGVSLLVGALLVATGPTVITPILSVVRVRPRVAATLEVESIINDVTAAILAVATFEALTAENPTLANVTMAFGHRLLVGALVGVVVAGFLWYLFEAVEHSPWNAPQNARLLVLASAVVAHGTAELVAGEAGIAAAATAGVVLGNANLAYEADIASFKDDVTVLLLSFVFIILTTLVEFDELLVLGMGGVLVVAVVLLVVRPLSVFVSTWGSTFDIPDRLFMSFVAPRGIVPASVATLFALELREFDPTGASILVGTVFLVIITSVVVEGGLARSLADLFEVTPPRVLIVGGGAVGRAMARQYDAGGERIELVDRDPSAVEAGRNAGFTVHRGDATDPVVLRAAGAADADRAVVATGDDRTNVHITRLLRKRFDVDPVFVRADDPDAVEMVKELGGRPLAGSVLHLWAIEGITPRETTARPGWLTALLREGDIRQFVVDTSMAGLTVGAVAADLPERAFLVTLTRGDETSVPDADERLEHGDRITFVGAKPAVREALERLTDPRNR from the coding sequence GTGTCGGAACTCCTCACGGTCGTGGTCGCGGTCGTCGGGCTCGGCGTGGCAGCCCAGGTCATCGCTGACCGGCTCCGCCTGCCCAGCGTCCCGCTGCTGGTGCTCGTCGGCCTCCTGCTCGGACCGGAGGGTGTCGGTCTCGTCCAGCCCGCGACCTTCGGCGACGCGCTCTCGGTCATCGTGGGCATCAGCGTCGCCATCATCGTCTTCGAGGGGGCGTTCAACCTCAAGTCGAAGACGTTCAAACGCGCTCCCTCGGCGACGATCACGCTCATCACCGTGGGAGTACTCATCTCGTTCCTCGGAACCGCCGTCGCGGTGCGGTTCTTCCTGAACGCGACGTGGGGCGTCTCCCTGCTCGTCGGGGCGCTCCTGGTCGCGACCGGTCCGACGGTCATCACGCCGATCCTCTCCGTGGTCCGGGTACGTCCCCGCGTCGCGGCCACGCTGGAGGTCGAGAGCATCATCAACGACGTGACGGCGGCCATCCTCGCCGTGGCGACCTTCGAGGCCCTGACCGCCGAGAACCCGACGCTGGCGAACGTGACGATGGCGTTCGGCCATCGTCTGCTCGTCGGCGCGCTCGTGGGGGTCGTCGTCGCCGGCTTCCTCTGGTACCTGTTCGAGGCGGTCGAGCACTCGCCGTGGAACGCGCCCCAGAACGCGCGACTGCTCGTGCTCGCCAGCGCCGTCGTCGCGCACGGGACCGCCGAACTTGTCGCTGGTGAGGCCGGAATCGCGGCGGCGGCCACCGCGGGTGTCGTGCTGGGCAACGCGAACCTCGCCTACGAAGCCGACATCGCCTCGTTCAAGGACGACGTGACGGTCCTGTTGCTCTCGTTCGTGTTCATCATCCTGACCACCCTCGTCGAATTCGACGAACTGCTCGTCCTCGGGATGGGCGGGGTGCTCGTGGTGGCCGTGGTGTTGCTGGTCGTCCGCCCCCTGTCGGTGTTCGTCTCCACGTGGGGCAGCACCTTCGACATCCCCGACAGGCTGTTCATGAGCTTCGTCGCGCCCCGGGGCATCGTCCCGGCCAGCGTCGCGACCCTGTTCGCGCTCGAGCTCCGGGAGTTCGACCCGACCGGCGCGTCCATCCTCGTCGGGACGGTGTTCCTCGTCATCATCACGAGCGTCGTGGTGGAGGGTGGACTCGCCCGGTCGCTCGCCGACCTGTTCGAGGTGACCCCACCCCGCGTCCTCATCGTCGGCGGTGGCGCGGTCGGGCGCGCGATGGCCCGTCAGTACGACGCCGGGGGAGAGCGCATCGAACTCGTCGACCGCGACCCGAGCGCGGTCGAGGCGGGACGCAACGCCGGCTTCACGGTCCACCGGGGCGACGCGACCGACCCCGTCGTGCTCCGGGCGGCCGGTGCCGCCGACGCCGACCGTGCCGTCGTCGCGACCGGGGACGACCGGACCAACGTCCACATCACCCGGCTCCTCCGGAAGCGGTTCGACGTCGACCCGGTGTTCGTCCGGGCGGACGACCCCGACGCCGTCGAGATGGTGAAGGAACTGGGAGGTCGCCCGCTGGCCGGCTCGGTGTTGCACCTGTGGGCCATCGAGGGCATCACTCCGCGGGAGACCACGGCCAGACCGGGATGGCTCACCGCACTCCTCCGCGAGGGCGACATCCGGCAGTTCGTGGTCGATACGTCGATGGCGGGGCTGACCGTCGGCGCGGTCGCTGCCGACCTGCCGGAGCGGGCCTTCCTCGTCACCCTGACCCGTGGCGACGAGACCTCCGTCCCCGATGCCGACGAGCGACTGGAGCACGGGGACCGAATCACCTTCGTCGGCGCGAAACCGGCCGTTCGGGAGGCACTCGAACGACTGACCGACCCGCGAAACCGGTAG
- a CDS encoding class I fructose-bisphosphate aldolase, whose product MRPIDDSPIVRDGKVLILAMDHGLEHGPVDFEPVPETVNPETVFDVATHDAVTAFAVQKGVAETYYPSYEDDVNLLLKLNGTSNMWMGEPDSAVNCSVEYAAELGADALGFTLYGGSNHEIEMAEEFRDAQEAGREHDLPMVMWSYPRGQGLKNDRSSSTIAYAARQALELGADIAKVKYPGTPEAMQWAVDSAGRVKVVMSGGSKTSDYEFLKQVEECMNAGGKGLAVGRNVFQREDPVAILDALEKVIYEEASAEEALE is encoded by the coding sequence ATGCGCCCCATCGACGACTCTCCCATCGTGCGCGACGGAAAGGTACTGATTCTGGCGATGGACCACGGGCTGGAACACGGACCGGTCGACTTCGAGCCGGTCCCGGAGACGGTCAATCCCGAGACCGTCTTCGACGTAGCGACCCACGACGCAGTGACGGCGTTCGCCGTCCAGAAGGGCGTCGCCGAGACATACTACCCCTCCTACGAGGACGACGTGAACCTCCTGTTGAAGCTCAACGGGACGTCCAACATGTGGATGGGCGAGCCCGATTCTGCAGTGAATTGCTCGGTCGAGTACGCCGCCGAGCTCGGTGCCGACGCACTCGGGTTCACGCTGTACGGCGGCTCGAACCACGAGATAGAGATGGCCGAGGAGTTCCGCGACGCCCAGGAGGCCGGCCGCGAGCACGACCTCCCGATGGTCATGTGGTCGTACCCGCGCGGGCAGGGCCTGAAGAACGACCGCTCGTCCAGCACCATCGCCTACGCGGCCCGACAGGCGCTCGAACTGGGTGCCGACATCGCGAAGGTGAAGTATCCCGGCACGCCCGAGGCGATGCAGTGGGCGGTCGACTCTGCCGGTCGGGTCAAGGTCGTCATGTCCGGCGGCTCGAAGACGTCCGACTACGAGTTCCTCAAGCAGGTCGAGGAGTGCATGAACGCGGGCGGCAAGGGTCTCGCCGTCGGCCGCAACGTCTTCCAGCGTGAGGACCCGGTCGCGATACTCGACGCCCTCGAGAAGGTCATCTACGAGGAGGCATCCGCCGAGGAAGCGCTCGAATGA
- a CDS encoding acyl-CoA carboxylase subunit beta has protein sequence MKVRINEGASEEEASAIAAALAEHVGDEVEVYVGQADDPTAVEAAPEPPADADAGGGGGDSTPADDDLGPTEREEDLIAEIEEILKGGPEKYKERLPDQGKLFVRDRIDLWFGDDGLLFEDGKFAEFDNEDQIPADGLITGAAEFEGRDVHFMANDFTVKAGSMAAKGVEKFLRMQERALKTAKPVLYLMDSSGGRIDQQTGFFANREGIGKYYYNHSMLSGRVPQICVLYGPCIAGAAYTPVFADFTIMVEEMSAMAIASPRMVQMVTGEDISMQDLGGAHVHAEESGSADLVAEDEEHARELVDQLITYLPNNSDEKPPRADPVAPAKSPEGIDGIIPQEPNRGYDMTDVIDRIVDEGSYFELRPDYGKEIITAYARIDGRPVGIVANQPAHRAGAIFPDAAEKAAEFIWKSDAFNIPLLYLADTPGFMAGSQVEKDAILEKGKKMIYATSSATVPKQCVVVRKAYGAGIYAMSGPAYDPESTIGLPSGEIAIMGPEAAINAVYANKLNAIDDPDERAEREAELREEYREDIDIHRMASEVVIDEIVPPSSLRTELENRFRFYETVEKELPDKKHGTVL, from the coding sequence ATGAAGGTGCGTATCAACGAGGGGGCGTCCGAAGAGGAAGCCTCCGCCATCGCCGCGGCGCTCGCAGAGCACGTCGGCGACGAGGTCGAGGTGTACGTCGGGCAGGCCGACGACCCCACCGCAGTCGAGGCGGCTCCGGAACCACCCGCCGACGCCGACGCTGGCGGTGGCGGTGGCGATTCGACTCCGGCCGACGACGACCTCGGCCCGACCGAGCGCGAGGAGGACCTCATCGCGGAGATCGAGGAGATACTCAAGGGCGGCCCTGAGAAGTACAAAGAGCGGCTCCCGGACCAGGGCAAGCTGTTCGTCCGTGACCGCATCGACCTCTGGTTCGGCGACGATGGGCTGCTGTTCGAGGACGGCAAGTTCGCCGAGTTCGACAACGAGGACCAGATTCCGGCGGACGGGCTCATCACGGGGGCGGCCGAGTTCGAGGGCCGCGACGTGCACTTCATGGCGAACGACTTCACCGTCAAGGCGGGGTCGATGGCCGCGAAGGGCGTCGAGAAGTTCCTCCGGATGCAAGAGCGCGCCCTGAAGACGGCGAAACCGGTGCTGTACCTGATGGACTCCTCTGGCGGGCGCATCGACCAGCAGACCGGCTTCTTCGCCAACCGCGAGGGCATCGGGAAGTACTACTACAACCACTCGATGCTCTCCGGGCGCGTCCCGCAGATCTGTGTGCTGTACGGGCCGTGTATCGCCGGCGCGGCGTACACGCCCGTCTTCGCCGACTTCACCATCATGGTCGAGGAGATGTCCGCGATGGCCATCGCCTCCCCGCGCATGGTCCAGATGGTCACCGGCGAGGACATCTCCATGCAGGACCTCGGCGGCGCGCACGTCCACGCCGAGGAGTCCGGCAGCGCCGACCTCGTCGCCGAGGACGAGGAGCACGCCCGCGAACTCGTCGACCAGCTCATCACCTACCTGCCGAACAACTCCGACGAGAAGCCGCCGCGCGCCGACCCGGTCGCGCCCGCGAAGTCGCCGGAGGGCATCGACGGCATCATCCCGCAGGAGCCGAACCGCGGCTACGACATGACCGACGTCATCGACCGCATCGTGGACGAGGGCTCGTACTTCGAGCTCCGGCCGGACTACGGCAAGGAGATAATCACGGCGTACGCCCGCATCGACGGTCGCCCGGTCGGTATCGTCGCGAACCAGCCGGCCCACCGCGCCGGGGCCATCTTCCCCGACGCCGCCGAGAAGGCCGCGGAGTTCATCTGGAAGTCGGACGCGTTCAACATCCCGCTGCTGTACCTCGCCGACACCCCCGGCTTCATGGCCGGCTCGCAGGTCGAGAAGGACGCCATCCTGGAGAAGGGCAAGAAGATGATCTACGCCACCTCCAGCGCGACCGTCCCCAAGCAGTGCGTCGTCGTCCGCAAGGCGTACGGGGCCGGTATCTACGCGATGTCCGGGCCGGCGTACGACCCGGAGAGCACCATCGGGCTGCCCTCGGGCGAGATCGCCATCATGGGCCCCGAAGCCGCCATCAACGCGGTGTACGCGAACAAGCTCAACGCCATCGACGACCCCGACGAGCGCGCCGAACGCGAGGCCGAACTCCGCGAGGAGTACCGCGAGGACATCGACATCCACCGCATGGCCAGCGAGGTCGTCATCGACGAGATCGTCCCGCCGTCGTCGCTGCGCACGGAACTCGAGAACCGCTTCCGGTTCTACGAGACCGTCGAGAAGGAACTGCCGGACAAGAAGCACGGCACCGTCCTCTGA